The following are from one region of the Mauremys reevesii isolate NIE-2019 linkage group 2, ASM1616193v1, whole genome shotgun sequence genome:
- the NPVF gene encoding pro-FMRFamide-related neuropeptide VF, whose protein sequence is MKIISIERFILFTLAIFVFLTSNTSCLDESAMSSLQSRDYGDKYSESSEDFLEEKQRSLNFEELKDWGSKNIIKMSTPTVNKMPNSLANLPLRFGRNVQENRSIKPVANLPLRFGRAFEGSISRCAPNLLHRFGRSPFVKSSIQSLTNLPQRFGKSLPAHLSQDIQESEQGNNRNLYSNNYIEKESNDEDSNQKSWDLYLNQKMM, encoded by the exons ATGAAAATCATCTCAATCGAaaggtttattttatttactttagcCATATTTGTCTTTTTAACATCAAATACTTCATGCCTAGATGAATCAGCAATGTCCAGTCTGCAAAGCAGAGATTATGGTGATAAATATTCTGAG tcCAGTGAAGACTTCTTAGAAGAAAAGCAGAGAAGTCTCAATTTTGAAGAACTGAAAGACTGGGGATCAAAAAACATCATTAAAATGAGCACTCCCACAGTCAACAAGATGCCAAATTCACTTGCTAATTTACCACTGAGGTTTGGAAGAAATGTTCAAGAAAACAGAAGCATTAAGCCAGTGGCTAATTTGCCTCTGAGATTTGGGAGAGCTTTTGAAGGCAGTATTTCTAGATGTGCTCCTAACTTATTACACAGGTTTGGCAGATCTCCATTTGTTAAAAGTTCCATCCAGTCACTTACCAACTTGCCACAAAGATTTGGGAAATCACTACCTGCCCACCTATCACAAGACATTCAAGAATCTGAACAAGGCAATAACAG GAATCTGTATTCAAACAACTATATTGAAAAGGAATCAAATGATGAAGACTCAAACCAGAAGAGCTGGGATCTATATTTAAATCAAAAGATGATGTAA